GCAGTCGCCATGACCCATTGGGACTACTACGAAGCCATCATGCGCTTCCAGCGCATCCTCGCGGCGCTCGGCATCACCGATGCGTTACGTGACCAGGGAGTACACGAGGGCGATACTGTGCGCATCGGTAACACGGAATTGACCTGGGAAGACGCCTGGTAGTTGGTCGCGCAGAGGACACCACAATGCTTGAACGCCGGGATTTAACAGCAGGGCAAACACCCAACACGCATCTGGTTGGCCTACTCAGGGAGGTATCCTTTTTCGCGGCCCTCGACGAAAACACGTTGCAGCAACTGGCCTGTGTGGCGCACCGTTTGACTTATGCGCCTGGCGAGATGATCTTTCTTGAAGGTGAACCCTGCGCCGGACTTTACATACTCGATCGCGGTCGCTGCAAGATCTTCAAGACCTCGATCGAGGGCCGCGAACAGACCCTGCAAGTCGTGCTGCCGGGTAACTTCTTCAATCATGTGGCTGCCCTGGATGGTGGCCCGAACGCGGCCAACGCGGTCGCGCTCGATGATGTGGTGACCTGGGCGATGGCGCGTGAAGATATCAAGGCTCTGGCGTTTCAATATCCGGCGTTGGGTTGGGTGTTGTTAGAACATGTCGCCCATCTCGCGCGCTTCCTGGTCGGCATTGTGGAGGACCTGGGGCTGCGCCCGGTCAAAGCCCGCCTGGCCAAGCTCCTGTTGGAAGAAGCTGAGCGCAGCCAGCAGGGGGAACTGGACCGCGATCTCCTGCTGACGCAGCAGGAGATCGCGGCTCGCCTGGGCACGGTGCGCGAGATGGTCGGTCGCGCGCTGCGCACCCTGATGGATGACGGCGCGATCCAGATCGAACGGCACCGCATCGTGATTGTGGATCGAGAGATGCTGAAACAACTGGCGATGTTGTAGCTACAAACCAGAAGCCCGTTTCCTGCG
The DNA window shown above is from Candidatus Amarolinea dominans and carries:
- a CDS encoding Crp/Fnr family transcriptional regulator produces the protein MLERRDLTAGQTPNTHLVGLLREVSFFAALDENTLQQLACVAHRLTYAPGEMIFLEGEPCAGLYILDRGRCKIFKTSIEGREQTLQVVLPGNFFNHVAALDGGPNAANAVALDDVVTWAMAREDIKALAFQYPALGWVLLEHVAHLARFLVGIVEDLGLRPVKARLAKLLLEEAERSQQGELDRDLLLTQQEIAARLGTVREMVGRALRTLMDDGAIQIERHRIVIVDREMLKQLAML